One part of the Populus alba chromosome 18, ASM523922v2, whole genome shotgun sequence genome encodes these proteins:
- the LOC118039532 gene encoding oxysterol-binding protein-related protein 4C isoform X1, producing the protein MVSEGNDNIQVVLTKPLTVDGDVAADYKAPNLGQRMLSLIRNIRPGSDLTHFKLPPLFNIPKSQIQCFGESAYCFSKNLLQQCNNAENSLDRFTSVVAWSISTTRPPSFGVAPYNPILGETHHVSRGSLNVLLEQVSHHPPVSALHATDDKENIELIWCQQPVPKFYGTRVEAEVLGKRQLKLLNHGETYMMNSPKLMIRFLPPRVDWIGKVKISCQETGLEAELCYITSSLLGRRGEHRVKGKICQSSSMKTLYEVEGYWNSIVKAKDINSGKETIIYDAKEVFSELKTPIVKDLQGIWPTESTAVWSEVSRGILSKNWTKAREAKSTVEDNQRKLAKERESKGETWVPNHFTVSDSKEDGWDCSPIQERVPPAPIVVPL; encoded by the exons ATG GTCTCTGAAGGCAATGATAATATCCAGGTTGTCCTTACTAAGCCTTTAACAGTGGATGGAGATGTGGCGGCTGATTACAAGGCTCCTAATCTTGGCCAACGAATGTTAAGCCTGATTAGAAATATACGGCCAGGATCGGATCTCACCCACTTCAAG CTTCCACCTCTATTCAACATTCCAAAGTCCCAGATCCAATGTTTTGGTGAGTCAGCCTACTGCTTCAGCAAAAATCTGTTGCAGCAGTGCAACAATGCTGAGAACTCACTGGACAGATTCACCTCTGTTGTAGCTTGGAGCATATCTACTACGCGTCCTCCCTCTTTTGGTGTTGCCCCTTACAACCCCATTCTTGGAGAGACTCACCATGTTTCCAGAGGAAGCCTCAATGTTCTACTTGAACAG GTGTCCCATCATCCACCAGTGTCAGCCCTCCACGCGACGGACgacaaagaaaatattgagctgatttGGTGCCAGCAACCTGTTCCAAAATTCTATG GCACAAGAGTAGAAGCTGAAGTGCTTGGGAAAAGGCAACTTAAACTCCTGAATCATGGAGAAACTTATATGATGAATTCACCAAAGCTCATGATCAGATTTCTTCCACCTCGGGTTGATTGGATTGGCAAGGTAAAAATTTCTTGCCAGGAGACTGGTCTTGAAGCTGAGTTATGCTATATTACCAGTTCTTTACTAGGACGTAGAGGAGAGCATCGCGTTAAAGGAAAGATCTGCCAGTCTTCATCTATGAAGACCCTTTATGAGGTTGAAGGATACTGGAACAG TATTGTCAAAGCCAAGGACATTAATAGTGGCAAGGAGACAATTATATATGATGCAAAGGAAGTGTTCTCTGAGCTCAAGACTCCTATAGTCAAGGATTTGCAG GGAATTTGGCCAACTGAGTCAACTGCAGTGTGGAGTGAGGTGAGCAGAGGCATACTGAGCAAAAACTGGACGAAGGCAAGAGAAGCGAAGAGCACAGTTGAGGATAACCAGAGAAAACTTGCTAAAGAGAGGGAATCAAAGGGAGAAACTTGGGTTCCTAATCATTTCACTGTATCTGATAGCAAAGAAGATGGTTGGGACTGCTCACCTATTCAAGAAAGAGTTCCACCAGCCCCCATTGTTGTCCCTCTTTAA
- the LOC118039532 gene encoding oxysterol-binding protein-related protein 4C isoform X2, translating into MVSEGNDNIQVVLTKPLTVDGDVAADYKAPNLGQRMLSLIRNIRPGSDLTHFKLPPLFNIPKSQIQCFGESAYCFSKNLLQQCNNAENSLDRFTSVVAWSISTTRPPSFGVAPYNPILGETHHVSRGSLNVLLEQVSHHPPVSALHATDDKENIELIWCQQPVPKFYGTRVEAEVLGKRQLKLLNHGETYMMNSPKLMIRFLPPRVDWIGKVKISCQETGLEAELCYITSSLLGRRGEHRVKGKICQSSSMKTLYEVEGYWNSIVKAKDINSGKETIIYDAKEVFSELKTPIVKDLQDT; encoded by the exons ATG GTCTCTGAAGGCAATGATAATATCCAGGTTGTCCTTACTAAGCCTTTAACAGTGGATGGAGATGTGGCGGCTGATTACAAGGCTCCTAATCTTGGCCAACGAATGTTAAGCCTGATTAGAAATATACGGCCAGGATCGGATCTCACCCACTTCAAG CTTCCACCTCTATTCAACATTCCAAAGTCCCAGATCCAATGTTTTGGTGAGTCAGCCTACTGCTTCAGCAAAAATCTGTTGCAGCAGTGCAACAATGCTGAGAACTCACTGGACAGATTCACCTCTGTTGTAGCTTGGAGCATATCTACTACGCGTCCTCCCTCTTTTGGTGTTGCCCCTTACAACCCCATTCTTGGAGAGACTCACCATGTTTCCAGAGGAAGCCTCAATGTTCTACTTGAACAG GTGTCCCATCATCCACCAGTGTCAGCCCTCCACGCGACGGACgacaaagaaaatattgagctgatttGGTGCCAGCAACCTGTTCCAAAATTCTATG GCACAAGAGTAGAAGCTGAAGTGCTTGGGAAAAGGCAACTTAAACTCCTGAATCATGGAGAAACTTATATGATGAATTCACCAAAGCTCATGATCAGATTTCTTCCACCTCGGGTTGATTGGATTGGCAAGGTAAAAATTTCTTGCCAGGAGACTGGTCTTGAAGCTGAGTTATGCTATATTACCAGTTCTTTACTAGGACGTAGAGGAGAGCATCGCGTTAAAGGAAAGATCTGCCAGTCTTCATCTATGAAGACCCTTTATGAGGTTGAAGGATACTGGAACAG TATTGTCAAAGCCAAGGACATTAATAGTGGCAAGGAGACAATTATATATGATGCAAAGGAAGTGTTCTCTGAGCTCAAGACTCCTATAGTCAAGGATTTGCAG GATACATGA